The proteins below come from a single Pararge aegeria chromosome 23, ilParAegt1.1, whole genome shotgun sequence genomic window:
- the LOC120634124 gene encoding protein Skeletor, isoforms B/C has product MFLTWSLFLIIITQECSSQDDTGPYRGKYIGKLNSYHHQVSGEVYAVDDWTLLLVDFNYDGTGDDTFFWAGDSGRPGPLGFIVPDQNGKTNILERYNNEEIRLKLPDGKKVPRISWFAVYDLASQNAFGDVYIPEEFEAPAPRTLTPFVAAPGVALSSQPVTFLDASTFVIPDFHYDGSGEVYFWTGVGPQPSSRGSKIPDEDGYLEPLRAYAGESLRLSLPGGRTVFEVDWLAVYDVRARAALGAVLVPDALNVPPAPARTHAHRTTLPRCKQLHRDYQVSWEVFGNQITIQLAAFMGEHEYMAFGISGSASRSQMAGADAAVAWFDRRLQRGLATDYNVTAIAPCVQVLGRWAGVCRDERVGGLDSNQVFSASREDGLTVISYRRGLQPAEALDREWSTERAVFVVWALGALDHALEPAFHRVYPRHDVQLVLSQNVADNDCVDFVTAAPARVAGWERAELFDPALRVFRLALGPAGGARGLRARRAAAPPRAWYANGQLAPDLQLRRGLAYTFQVSGGDDPHSAALYHPLVITTEPHGGLERLADAAQRSVRVLAGTRHTRRGRLSPTAAGGLCLGERAAGQDARRDAAFESFRAFNRSLTWRCSGAPALLAVAPNSTWPDRVYYHSFTHADMGGRIFVVDRHRRNIARSRAAPHRAPLPLLPLLLVPLLRAA; this is encoded by the exons ATGTTTCTAACATGGTCCTTATTTCTAATAATCATTACACAAG AGTGTTCAAGCCAAGATGACACGGGGCCGTACCGAGGCAAATATATAGGCAAGCTAAACTCCTATCATCACCAG GTGTCAGGAGAAGTGTATGCTGTGGATGACTGGACACTCCTGCTCGTGGACTTCAACTATGATGGCACAGGGGATGACACATTTTTCTGGGCCGGGGACTCTGGGAGACCTGGACCTTTGGGGTTCATTGTTCCTGATCAAAATGGCAA GACCAACATCCTGGAACGCTACAACAACGAGGAGATCCGCCTCAAGCTGCCCGACGGCAAGAAGGTGCCGCGCATCTCGTGGTTCGCCGTGTACGACCTCGCCTCGCAGAACGCGTTCGGCGACGTGTACATCCCCGAGGAGTTCGAGGCGCCCGCGCCGCGCACGCTCACGCCCTTCGTGGCGGCGCCCGGCGTGGCGCTGTCGAGCCAGCCCGTCACCTTCCTGGACGCTTCCACGTTCGT GATCCCGGACTTCCACTACGACGGCAGCGGCGAGGTGTACTTCTGGACGGGCGTGGGCCCGCAGCCGTCGTCGCGCGGCAGCAAGATCCCCGACGAGGACGGATA CCTGGAGCCGCTGCGCGCGTACGCGGGCGAGTCGCTGCGGCTGTCGCTGCCGGGCGGCCGCACCGTGTTCGAGGTGGACTGGCTGGCCGTGTACGACGTGCGCGCGCGCGCCGCGCTGGGCGCCGTGCTCGTGCCCGACGCGCTCAACGtgccgcccgcgcccgcgcGCACGCACGCGCACAG GACGACGCTGCCGCGCTGCAAGCAGCTGCACCGCGACTACCAGGTGTCGTGGGAGGTGTTCGGCAACCAGATCACCATCCAGCTGGCGGCCTTC ATGGGCGAGCACGAGTACATGGCGTTCGGCATCTCGGGCTCGGCCAGCCGCTCGCAGATGGCGGGCGCGGACGCGGCCGTGGCGTGGTTCGACCGCCGCCTGCAGCGCGGCCTGGCCACCGACTACAACGTCACCGCCATCGCGCCG TGCGTGCAGGTGCTGGGCCGCTGGGCCGGCGTGTGCCGCGACGAGCGCGTGGGCGGGCTGGACTCCAACCAGGTGTTCAGCGCCAGCCGCGAGGACGGGCTCACGGTCATCAGCTACCGCCGCGGCCTGCAGCCAG CGGAGGCGCTGGACCGCGAGTGGTCCACCGAGCGCGCCGTGTTCGTGGTGTGGGCGCTGGGCGCGTTGGACCACGCGCTAGAGCCCGCCTTCCACCGCGTCTACCCGCGCCACGACGTGCAGCTCGTGCTGAGCCAGAACGTGGCCGACAACGACTGCGTCGACTTCGTCAC CGCGGCGCCGGCGCGCGTGGCGGGCTGGGAGCGCGCCGAGCTGTTCGACCCCGCGCTGCGCGTGTTCCGCCTGGCGCTGGGCCCGGCCGGCGGCGCGCGCGGGCTGCgggcgcgccgcgccgccgcgccgccgcgcgcCTGGTACGCCAACGGCCAGCTGGCGCCCGACCTGCAGCTGCGCCGCGGCCTCGCCTACACCTTCCAG GTCAGCGGCGGCGACGACCCGCACTCCGCGGCGCTGTACCACCCGCTGGTGATCACCACCGAGCCGCACGGCGGCCTGGAGCGCCTCGCCGACGCCGCGCAGCGCTCCGTGCGCGTGCTGGCCGGCACGCGCCACACGCGCCGCGGCCGCCTCAGCCCCACCGCCG CGGGCGGGCTGTGCCTGGGCGAGCGCGCGGCGGGGCAGGACGCGCGGCGCGACGCGGCCTTCGAGTCGTTCCGCGCCTTCAACCGCAGCCTCACGTGGCGCTGCAGCGGCGCGCCCGCGCTGCTGGCCGTGGCGCCCAACTCCACGTGGCCCGACCGCGTCTACTACCACTCCTTCACGCACGCAG ACATGGGCGGCCGCATCTTCGTGGTGGACCGCCACCGCCGCAACATCGCCCGCAGCCGCGCCGCACCGCACCGCGCCCCACTGCCGCTACTGCCGCTGCTGCTGGTGCCGCTGCTGCGGGCGGCGTAG